Proteins encoded within one genomic window of Aurantiacibacter spongiae:
- a CDS encoding alpha/beta fold hydrolase produces MTAVHHYEHDGRRIAFRHSAGSGPALVFLPGYMSDMEGGKATALFDWCAAQGREALLLDYSGCGQSEGDFADGSLSRWRDEVLALIAAKVENRVLLVGSSMGGWLMLLVAGGLGDRLHAMVGIAAAPDFSEWGYEDALKRHLANGETVFEDNPYGPDPTPTHPAFWQDAQGLLLLDRSIDLVCPVRLLHGQDDGDVPPEISLRLADALTSQDVQVTLVKAGDHRLSRDTDISLLIRTVASL; encoded by the coding sequence ATGACAGCAGTTCACCATTACGAACACGACGGCAGACGCATTGCCTTTCGCCATTCTGCCGGCAGCGGCCCGGCGCTGGTGTTCCTGCCCGGCTACATGTCCGACATGGAGGGCGGCAAGGCGACCGCACTGTTCGACTGGTGTGCCGCCCAAGGGCGCGAGGCGCTGTTGCTCGACTATTCGGGTTGCGGACAGAGCGAGGGCGACTTCGCCGACGGATCGCTGTCCCGCTGGCGGGACGAGGTTCTGGCACTGATCGCGGCAAAGGTCGAAAACCGGGTGCTGCTCGTCGGCTCGAGCATGGGCGGCTGGCTCATGCTGCTGGTCGCCGGCGGGCTGGGCGATCGGCTTCATGCGATGGTCGGGATCGCCGCCGCGCCGGATTTCTCCGAATGGGGTTACGAGGATGCGCTCAAGCGTCATCTCGCGAATGGCGAGACGGTGTTCGAGGACAATCCCTACGGTCCCGATCCGACGCCCACCCACCCCGCCTTCTGGCAGGACGCGCAAGGTCTGCTCCTGCTCGACAGGAGTATCGACCTCGTGTGTCCGGTGCGCCTGCTCCACGGGCAGGACGATGGCGACGTCCCTCCCGAAATCTCCCTGCGGCTGGCGGACGCGCTGACGAGCCAGGACGTGCAGGTCACGCTGGTCAAGGCAGGCGACCATCGTCTCTCGCGCGATACCGACATCAGCCTCCTCATCCGCACGGTGGCTTCGCTATGA